A region from the Lycium barbarum isolate Lr01 chromosome 8, ASM1917538v2, whole genome shotgun sequence genome encodes:
- the LOC132608323 gene encoding uncharacterized protein LOC132608323 codes for MARVHEKFGHQVTYRKAWLGRQRAFELVYGDFKKSFSELPKFFAAFQHFNHGTVVEWKHEESRSSPEVKTFKFVFWAFKPCIDGFQTCHHVISVDGTHMYGKYDIKLLIAVAIDGNDNILPLAFAIVDSESKEAWKWFFRNLSAHVIKDREDICVISDRAKGILASLSELRRYQEPRAFHRFCLRHLKSNFQSRYPNKDLNKLMWRAASAHQIRKFEALMWEIKEENVEAYQYLMEIPLDKWTVSHDDGKRWGVLTTNLSESFNGVLKKARGLPVTAMVKLSLGQTVERYTRRSQTAQQLLEQNELWTGRFKMKWEKNYESSKRHFVYDWNIPTGVYEVRSMQVDGTGGNPHCVSLNEKKCDCGKWANLQFPCSHVMKVTEKMGGLARNFVSEHFTIENYATTYFGSFSPVGHEAYWPSPSFRMTSNELYRRPNRPRTTRIPNEMDRGPAVYGRACGLCRQTGHDRRQCPTRSQT; via the coding sequence ATGGCTAGGGTTCACGAGAAATTTGGTCATCAAGTGACATACAGGAAAGCGTGGCTTGGACGTCAACGCGCATTTGAATTGGTGTACGGTGActttaaaaaatcatttagtgAGCTTCCTAAATTTTTTGCAGCTTTTCAGCACTTTAATCATGGAACTGTTGTGGAATGGAAACACGAAGAGTCTAGGAGTTCACCAGAGGTAAAAACTTTCAAGTTTGTATTTTGGGCTTTCAAGCCATGCATTGATGGATTCCAAACGTGTCACCATGTTATTTCAGTAGATGGAACTCATATGTATGGCAAATATGATATCAAATTATTAATTGCTGTTGCAATTGACGGAAATGATAACATTCTTCCTCTAGCATTTGCTATTGTTGACAGCGAGTCGAAAGAGGCATGGAAATGGTTTTTTAGGAATTTGAGCGCACATGTGATAAAGGATAGAGAAGATATATGTGTGATCTCTGATAGGGCAAAAGGAATTTTGGCTAGTTTATCAGAGTTGCGGCGGTATCAAGAGCCTCGGGCCTTCCATCGATTTTGCCTAAGGCATCTTAAGAGCAACTTTCAATCTCGATATCCAAACAAGGACCTCAATAAACTGATGTGGAGGGCTGCTTCTGCCCATCAAATAAGAAAGTTTGAAGCCTTGATGTGGGAAATTAAGGAAGAAAATGTTGAAGCATATCAATACCTCATGGAAATTCCCCTGGACAAATGGACAGTTAGCCATGATGATGGAAAAAGATGGGGAGTGTTGACAACAAATCTTTCAGAGTCGTTCAACGGAGTTCTGAAGAAAGCACGAGGCTTGCCTGTCACTGCTATGGTTAAACTGTCATTGGGGCAAACTGTTGAACGGTATACTCGTAGGTCTCAAACAGCGCAACAACTTTTGGAGCAAAATGAACTATGGACGGGGAGGTTCAAAATGAAGTGGGAAAAGAATTATGAAAGTTCAAAAAGGCACTTTGTTTATGATTGGAATATACCCACAGGGGTATATGAGGTTAGATCTATGCAGGTTGATGGTACTGGTGGTAATCCTCACTGTGTTTCACTGAATGAAAAAAAATGTGATTGTGGAAAATGGGCTAATTTGCAGTTTCCATGTTCACATGTCATGAAGGTTACTGAAAAAATGGGAGGATTGGCTAGAAATTTTGTCAGCGAGCATTTCACAATAGAGAATTATGCTACAACATATTTTGGGTCATTCTCGCCCGTTGGGCACGAGGCGTATTGGCCATCTCCAAGTTTTAGAATGACAAGTAATGAACTCTATCGTCGTCCCAATCGACCAAGGACAACTAGAATTCCTAATGAGATGGATCGTGGTCCTGCAGTATATGGGCGAGCTTGCGGGTTGTGTAGGCAAACTGGACATGATAGGCGTCAATGTCCAACCCGTAGTCAAACTTAG